One Nitrospira sp. genomic window, CAGGCAGAATCGCCCGTCTCCGAAAGCCGCGCCAGGGATGATGCGAAACAGCTGACCCACATGCTGCGTACGGTCGATGACTGTCCATGCCCGGTCATCGCCAGAGTCCAGGGCTCGGCCTTCGGGGGCGGACTCGGCCTGATGGCAGCCAGCGATGTCGTGGTGTCAGTCGACGATGCCACCTTCGCCCTGAGCGAAACAAAACTCGGATTGGTCCCGGCGGTGATCGCACCACTTCTGCTACGGAAAGCCGGCACCTCGTTTCTTCGGCGCTATGGCTTGACCGGCGAGATGTTCGACGCATCGACGGCGCAGCGGTTTCTCCTGGTGCATGACATCGTTCCAGAGCACCGGCTTGACGACCGGATCGCCGAATTGACGGGGGCACTGAGGCAACTGGCTCCTCAAGCAGTCAGAGACAGCAAAGCCCTCTTTCGCCGGATGTCGTCACTGTCCGAACAGGACTGCTGGTCACTCGGCGTGGAAGCCAACGCGCGCGCCCGTCGTGGGCCGGAAGCCGCGGAGGGATTCTCAGCATTCATGGACAAGCGATTACCGTCATGGGCTCGCGTCCCAGATCCGCACATCGAAGAGGAGGCGACTCCGTTGAAGCATGACTCCCTCCGGCACACATGACCTTCGGCGACCGGCCGTCCGTATCATCGAGGTCGCTCCACGAGACGGCTTGCAGCACGAATCTGTCTTCCTGCCGACAGCGAGGAAGATCGCGCTGATCAATGCCCTCTCGCGGACCGGCGTGGCGGAAATCGAAGCCGGCTCGTTTGTCTCCCCCACCGCTATTCCCCAGCTGGCGGATGCGGACGAAGTCTTCCGGAGCATCGAGCGCATTCCCGGGGTCACCTATTCGGCGCTGGTGCCCAACGAGCGAGGCCTCGAGCGGGCACGGGCCGCAGCGGTCACAAAGATTGCGTTGTTCACAGCCGCCTCGGAGACGTTCACCCGCCACAATATCAAGGCCACGATCCACGAATCACTTATGCGGTTCAGGCCCATTGTCAGGGCAGCCGAACGTGACGGCATGCTGGTCCGGGCCTACATCTCCACGATTGCCTTCTGCCCGTATGAAGGGCCTATCGCGCCGGCGCGCGTACTGGAGGTCATGACGCAGCTGCTCGAACTTGGCGTGAAGGAACTGTCGCTGGGCGAAACCGTCGGCAAGGCTGCTCCCGCTGATCTCCGGCGATTGTTGGACACCGTGATTCCCCACGTCGGCCCGGCCCGATTGTCGCTGCATTGTCATGACACCTATGGCATGGGAATCGCGAATGTGCTGACAGCCTGGGAGGAGTATGGCCTGACCGCGTTCGATTGTTCAGCGGGAGGCCTGGGCGGCTGCCCCTATGCGCCAGGCGCCTCGGGCAATGTGGCGACGGAAGATGTGGTCTTTGCCCTGAAAGCGTCCGGTGCGGTGGTGCCTGTCGATGAGCGGATAGTCTCGGCTTGTGCGCAACAGTTTGCGGAGGCCTTGCGGCATCCGCTCCATTCCAGGCTGTCGCAGGTGCTGCGCCGTTCCGAACCAGAGGCGGCAATGCAGGTGTGATGTGAACCACGCATGTCTGAATCGCTCTGCCATGCAGCGTGAAGCCGAGACCCTGGCGGCGCAGGTGACACAAGGCACCGTTCGGGCCATCGCCCGCGTGATCTCGCTCATCGAAAACCGGGACCCCGTCGGAACCGCAGTCCTGGCGCGCCTGACGCCTTCTCTCTGCCAGAGCGCGCTCATCGGCATCACGGGATACCCCGGCACCGGAAAGAGCACGTTGATCGATCAACTCATCAGCGCGTACCGGCGGCTCGGACAGAAGGTCGCCGTGTTGGCGGTCGATATCAGCAGTCCGGTCACCGGTGGTGCGGTGCTTGGCGATCGCATCAGAATGCAACAGCATGCCGATGATGCGATGGTCTTCATCCGGAGTATGGCGACACGCGGGCACCAAGGCGGGCTTGCGCGCGCGACTGGTGAAGCGCTGCAGGTGCTGCAGGCCGCGGCCTATGATGTCATCCTCATCGAAACCGTCGGCGTTGGGCAGAACGAACTGGAAATCGTGCAGGTCGCCCCCATCGTGATCGCCGTGGTGGCGCCCGGGCTCGGCGACGAAATCCAAGCCATGAAGGCCGGCTTACTGGAGATCGCGGATATCGTGGTGATGAACAAAGCCGATCATGACGGGGCCGACCATACTCTGCGGGATCTGCGCGAACACTGTCGAACGGTGCTCAGCACGGTCGCGCACACAGGCGACGGCATATCAGACCTGATCGCCGCTATCGCCGAGTATCAGCGGCGCCGGGACCTCCAGGGCCCCAGTGGGAGAAAAGCTGACGCCCCTCTCGTCTCTCGAGGAGGCTCGAGCCCGAACTAGGAGATCGCGCGTATGTTGGCCGACCACCTCGCACAGTACACACGGTCGCTGTGTTACGACGATCTCCCGGAGGCCGTCGTGCATGAAGTGAAGCGTCGACTCCTGGACAGTCTGGGCTGCGCATTCGGCGCCTGGAACGCTCCCCCCTGCTCCATCGCACGGGAGATGGCCCGGTCAGTGAAGGTCCCGAACGGGGCCACCGTGTGGGGCACGGGACAGAAGACGCTGCCGGATCTGGCAACGTTCGCCAATGGCGCCATGGTCCGCTATTTGGATTTCAACGATACCTATCTGGCGAAGGAACCCGCTCACCCTTCGGACAATATCGCGGCGGTGCTCGCCGCGGGAGAAATGGCCCATGCCTCCGGCATCCGGGTCATTCAAGCCATTGCGCTGGCCTATGAAATCCAGTGTCGGCTGTGTGATGCGGCCGCATTGCGCCCGCGAGGATGGGACCATGTGACGTACGGGCCGATCTCCTCCGCGCTCGGCGCAGCCAAAGCGATGAAACTATCGGAACCGCAAACCCGCCAGGCCATCAACCTCGCCGCGGTCGCCAACGTGGCCCTGCGGCAAACCAGAGTCGGGGACCTCTCAATGTGGAAAGCCTGCGCATTTTCCAACGCCGCCCGCAATGGCCTGTTCGCGGCCCTGCTGGCCAGGCTGGGCATGACGGGACCAGCGCCCATCTTCGAAGGAGAAAAAGGATTCATGAAACTGGTGTCCGGCCCCTTTGATCTGGCCCGGCTGGGCGGACAACCAGGCATTGACGGCGCCCCCGTACCATTTAAAATTCTCGACACGTACATCAAACACTATCCGGTTGAATACCATGCCCAGACCGCCGTCGAAGCGGCGTTGGCGCTGCGAATGGACCTGATAGAAAAAGAAGGGCCTGATGCGATTCACGCCCTGGCCGATGTGGAAGTCGGGAGCTACGAGGTGGCGACGGACATCATCGGCCGCGATCCTGAAAAGTGGCGCCCCGCGACGAGGGAAACAGCCGACCATAGTTTTCCTTACTGCGTCGCCGCAACCCTGCTGGACGGTCGCCTGACACTCAACTCATTCAGCGCCAAGCGGCTGGCGGATCCGTCGCTGCGCACGCTCATGAGCCACATTCGCGTCACTCCCTTGCCGGAATTTGACGGCCTCTATCCCAGCCGCATGCCGACGCGGCTCACAGCCACGACCACCACAGGCGCCACGTACCGTGCACAGGTGGACCTGCCAGTGGGGCATCCAGATCGCCCGCTCTCGGATCAGCAGGTGGAAGACAAGTTCCGACGCCTGGCCTCACGACGGCTCGGTGGAACCAGGCTCGCGCGCCTCATCACGTGTGTCCGTAACCTGGAACAGGTAGAGGACATCGGCACCTTGATGCCGCTCCTGAAGGTCACCGCATGACGAGCCAGAGATCAACCATCACCACAGGACAACGACTGCGGGAATTGTTGGAGCGGGGCACCATCGCGATCCCCGGAGCATTTAATGCGCTGACGGCCCTGCAAATTGAACGGGCTGGCTTTGAGGCGATCTATGTGTCGGGAGCCGCCGTCTGTGCCGCACGCGGTCTGCCCGACATCGGACTGATCACCCTGGAGGAGATGGCGGCAGACGCAGGCGTGATCGCCAAAGCCGTGGCAATCCCCGTCATCGTCGATGCAGACACTGGCTATGGGCCACCGTCGGTGGTCAGGGAAGCCGTGCGGCAATTCGAACGAGCCGGGTTAGCCGGCATGCAACTCGAAGATCAAGAAGCGGCCAAGAAATGCGGCCATCTCCCGGGAAAACGCCTGGTGCCCGTCGAAGACATGGTCGCTAAACTCAGCGCCGCCGTCGAGGCACGCAGCCATCGTGACTTTCTCATTGTGGCGCGTACGGACGCGCGCGCCGTCGAAGGCCTGGAGGGGGCGATCCGCCGCGCGACAGCCTACATCGACGCCGGCGCGGATATTCTGTTTCCAGAAGCCCTGCTGTCCACGGAGG contains:
- the meaB gene encoding methylmalonyl Co-A mutase-associated GTPase MeaB, with product MNHACLNRSAMQREAETLAAQVTQGTVRAIARVISLIENRDPVGTAVLARLTPSLCQSALIGITGYPGTGKSTLIDQLISAYRRLGQKVAVLAVDISSPVTGGAVLGDRIRMQQHADDAMVFIRSMATRGHQGGLARATGEALQVLQAAAYDVILIETVGVGQNELEIVQVAPIVIAVVAPGLGDEIQAMKAGLLEIADIVVMNKADHDGADHTLRDLREHCRTVLSTVAHTGDGISDLIAAIAEYQRRRDLQGPSGRKADAPLVSRGGSSPN
- the prpB gene encoding methylisocitrate lyase encodes the protein MTSQRSTITTGQRLRELLERGTIAIPGAFNALTALQIERAGFEAIYVSGAAVCAARGLPDIGLITLEEMAADAGVIAKAVAIPVIVDADTGYGPPSVVREAVRQFERAGLAGMQLEDQEAAKKCGHLPGKRLVPVEDMVAKLSAAVEARSHRDFLIVARTDARAVEGLEGAIRRATAYIDAGADILFPEALLSTEEFRTFAEAMTEAGVHVPLMANMTEFGRTPYLAVKEFAALGYRAVLFPVSALRVAAHAIESFLAELYGLGTQRDWLDHMMPRQNLYDLLRYDDHHASTGRPHEPGHAGTTGSKGL
- a CDS encoding MmgE/PrpD family protein → MLADHLAQYTRSLCYDDLPEAVVHEVKRRLLDSLGCAFGAWNAPPCSIAREMARSVKVPNGATVWGTGQKTLPDLATFANGAMVRYLDFNDTYLAKEPAHPSDNIAAVLAAGEMAHASGIRVIQAIALAYEIQCRLCDAAALRPRGWDHVTYGPISSALGAAKAMKLSEPQTRQAINLAAVANVALRQTRVGDLSMWKACAFSNAARNGLFAALLARLGMTGPAPIFEGEKGFMKLVSGPFDLARLGGQPGIDGAPVPFKILDTYIKHYPVEYHAQTAVEAALALRMDLIEKEGPDAIHALADVEVGSYEVATDIIGRDPEKWRPATRETADHSFPYCVAATLLDGRLTLNSFSAKRLADPSLRTLMSHIRVTPLPEFDGLYPSRMPTRLTATTTTGATYRAQVDLPVGHPDRPLSDQQVEDKFRRLASRRLGGTRLARLITCVRNLEQVEDIGTLMPLLKVTA
- a CDS encoding hydroxymethylglutaryl-CoA lyase — protein: MTPSGTHDLRRPAVRIIEVAPRDGLQHESVFLPTARKIALINALSRTGVAEIEAGSFVSPTAIPQLADADEVFRSIERIPGVTYSALVPNERGLERARAAAVTKIALFTAASETFTRHNIKATIHESLMRFRPIVRAAERDGMLVRAYISTIAFCPYEGPIAPARVLEVMTQLLELGVKELSLGETVGKAAPADLRRLLDTVIPHVGPARLSLHCHDTYGMGIANVLTAWEEYGLTAFDCSAGGLGGCPYAPGASGNVATEDVVFALKASGAVVPVDERIVSACAQQFAEALRHPLHSRLSQVLRRSEPEAAMQV
- a CDS encoding enoyl-CoA hydratase/isomerase family protein, whose amino-acid sequence is MRRFTTLMVESHDDIARLTLNRPQRRNAFDHVMVAELRQAFEMLEQEPTVRGIVLAAAGPVFCAGVDLHWMQAESPVSESRARDDAKQLTHMLRTVDDCPCPVIARVQGSAFGGGLGLMAASDVVVSVDDATFALSETKLGLVPAVIAPLLLRKAGTSFLRRYGLTGEMFDASTAQRFLLVHDIVPEHRLDDRIAELTGALRQLAPQAVRDSKALFRRMSSLSEQDCWSLGVEANARARRGPEAAEGFSAFMDKRLPSWARVPDPHIEEEATPLKHDSLRHT